Proteins encoded together in one Telopea speciosissima isolate NSW1024214 ecotype Mountain lineage chromosome 6, Tspe_v1, whole genome shotgun sequence window:
- the LOC122664749 gene encoding putative glycine-rich cell wall structural protein 1, whose protein sequence is MVSLFQLPFKQEFVNISVLSLSTQASEMARLKSLPLFAFLLVPSSIVPESRVARKELGLDLGGVGVGIGAGIGLGLGGSGSGSGSGSGSGAGSSAGSSAGSGAGSGAGSGSGAGSGSGRGQGRGAGSGSGSGEGQGQGFGSGYAVGYGEGHGEGRGSGNGSGYGEGRGYGSGYGSGHGK, encoded by the exons atGGTCTC TCTCTTTCAGCTTCCTTTTAAGCAAGAGTTTGTTAACAtatctgttttgagtttatcaACACAAGCTAGCGAGATGGCTCGCTTGAAGTCTCTGCCTCTCTTTGCATTCCTACTTGTTCCGTCTTCTATTGTTCCTGAGAGTCGAGTAGCAAGGAAGGAGTTGGGATTAGACTTAGGTGGTGTGGGAGTTGGAATTGGTGCTGGTATTGGTCTTGGCTTAGGTGGCAGTGGGTCAGGCTCAGgctctggttctggttctggtgcTGGATCAAGTGCTGGGTCATCAGCCGGTTCAGGTGCTGGCTCAGGTGCTGGTTCTGGGTCTGGGGCTGGTTCAGGCTCTGGTCGTGGTCAAGGACGTGGAGCTGGATCCGGTTCAGGCTCTGGTGAAGGACAAGGACAAGGGTTTGGTTCTGGATATGCTGTGGGCTACGGGGAGGGACATGGCGAGGGTCGTGGTTCGGGAAATGGGTCTGGTTATGGTGAAGGTCGTGGGTATGGGTCGGGTTATGGCAGCGGGCATGGAAAGTGA